The Campylobacter concisus DNA window ACATCGCGCGCACGCTGGTGCAGGGCGCGAAAGTGATCTTTATGGACGAGCCTACCAACGGGCTGGACTTTGGCAATCAAATCAAACTGCTCGAGATGATAAAAGCTCTAGGCGACGAGGACTACACCTTCGTGCAGACGACGCACTACCCGCGTCACCCGAAGTTTGTTTCAAATTTGACGTTGTTTTTAAAAGACGGCGAAATTTTAGCTTTCGGGCGTAGCGAGCAGCTCATAAACGCTGAAAATATTGATAAAATTTACGGCATAAACTATGAAAAATACGAGGATAGATTATGATTTTACCTTCAAACTACGACGAGATCGACTTTGACGCGCTTTATAAGGCGCAAAAGGCAGGAAGTTCATTCGGTAAGAAATTTGCCGCGGACTGGGACAAAAAGGCGCCCAGCTTCAACGAGGGCGTGATGAAAAGCGTCTACGCGCGAGAATTTATAGATAAGGTCGATTTTACGGGCGTCTCTACGCTGCTTGATTTTGCATGCGGAGCGGGCGCGCTAAGCGTGTTGGCAGCGGAAAGGGCGGATCAAATTTACGGCTACGATTTTTCGCCTAAGATGCTAGAATTTGCCAGGCAAAACGCTCAAATTTACGGCGTTAAAAACGTTAAATTTGCGCAAAAAGCCTTTGAGGACGACTGGTCGGACGTGCCCGCTTGCGACGTAGTTTTGGCCTTGCACTGCCTTGAGGTGGACGATCTAAAAACCGCACTTAACAAGCTTCTTTCAAAGACCAAAAAGGCACTCTATATAACCTTTAAGGTCGGCGGCAGCT harbors:
- a CDS encoding class I SAM-dependent methyltransferase, whose amino-acid sequence is MILPSNYDEIDFDALYKAQKAGSSFGKKFAADWDKKAPSFNEGVMKSVYAREFIDKVDFTGVSTLLDFACGAGALSVLAAERADQIYGYDFSPKMLEFARQNAQIYGVKNVKFAQKAFEDDWSDVPACDVVLALHCLEVDDLKTALNKLLSKTKKALYITFKVGGSFVDDEILNAIGRKVEQRPDFVYLLNILFQMGYLPSLSYIKAKCHAGPETSAQELIQKTRWGLGGELSEAEEARLAEYFNSGKYKPKQEFMHWAFVAVDKANRI